The proteins below are encoded in one region of Saccharomyces kudriavzevii IFO 1802 strain IFO1802 genome assembly, chromosome: 5:
- the SKDI05G2390 gene encoding uncharacterized protein (similar to Saccharomyces cerevisiae AFR1 (YDR085C) and YER158C; ancestral locus Anc_8.217) translates to MIQQSSSSRRSLHGNECHNLTSSFRRDSLNIPRAVGARSSSTIDLFYIPDAAVSRRHSTLVTARSDNNSKGAPMRHYNRPNFASSSTSSLPSTKHCPSRYENMNNSTTEYNERPQYNRMPNPSRRHSLMTIPEKYSGARYSLRSSPPTYSNPRVRKELTPFQLQRKQMKTAFQFPNGENFTPRNQKPKFSPPSLILPSSPSTSSLPLTPVSCSSPMNIRSIATPTVNQPFKKSNADGDNAKVEPESPKLIRSNSKKISRFFRKIWSSKSSNSTDVVEENYKTKQKRKNPERNVPKPITSLEQPVEIERQSSFTVNNQEAFSPPTENSALVQELTALGNNTKIPVLPPPRSPNRPTLSDKQSTKLYYCNQDSSNEDIAPVENTSVFLKRLQVEWPTVYLNKLPLTASVPSSLSTTAEAANSSFVNSPRSSPGPSSSSSSSLVSRGPMQSISSSPTPVPSSRSSKSKSAIKSLRFADEIYVNDTWSPADYCRCDNTFLDNFSKVKIQDVVSTSSFIGNNLSSTKNISNIEIKMEVNEFKRKEMRVHQESARFTHFYL, encoded by the coding sequence ATGATACAGCAGAGTTCTTCCTCAAGGAGAAGTTTGCACGGTAATGAATGTCACAACCTTACGTCCTCCTTTAGGAGagattctttgaatattcCCAGAGCCGTGGGCGCCAGATCGTCGTCTACCATAGATCTGTTCTACATACCAGATGCCGCCGTCTCAAGAAGACACTCTACCCTTGTCACTGCTAGATCAGATAACAATAGCAAAGGTGCGCCAATGCGCCACTACAACAGGCCTAATTTCGCCTCTTCCTCCACTTCATCGCTGCCTTCCACCAAACATTGTCCATCTCGCTATGAAAACATGAACAACAGCACTACGGAATACAATGAGCGCCCACAATATAATCGTATGCCCAACCCGTCCAGACGCCACTCTTTGATGACCATTCCCGAGAAATACTCGGGAGCTCGTTATAGTCTCCGGTCATCACCGCCGACCTATTCAAACCCACGTGTTAGGAAAGAGCTTACTCCTTTCCAGTTACAAAGGAAGCAAATGAAGACTGCCTTCCAATTCCCCAATGGTGAAAATTTCACAccaagaaaccaaaaaccaaaattttcaccACCTTCTTTGATCCTGCCCAGTTCTCCCTCTACTTCATCATTGCCTTTGACCCCAGTTTCGTGCTCATCTCCGATGAATATCCGTTCTATTGCCACACCAACAGTCAATCAGCCtttcaagaaaagcaaTGCTGATGGCGACAATGCAAAGGTAGAACCCGAGTCTCCGAAATTAATCAGATCCAACTCTAAAAAGATCTCACGCTTTTTCAGGAAAATTTGgtcatcaaaatcatcaaattccACAGACGTCGTGGAAGAAAACTACAAAACGAaacagaaaaggaaaaatccCGAGAGAAATGTACCAAAACCAATAACGTCTCTTGAGCAGCCAGTTGAAATTGAGAGACAAAGTTCCTTTACTGTCAACAATCAAGAAGCGTTTTCACCACCGACTGAAAATTCAGCTTTAGTACAGGAACTGACTGCCCTCGGAAACAACACCAAAATACCCGTTCTTCCACCTCCTAGATCTCCAAATAGGCCTACATTGTCCGATAAACAAAGCACAAAGTTATATTACTGCAATCAGGATTCCTCTAATGAAGATATTGCACCCGTAGAGAATACTAGCGTTTTCTTGAAGCGTTTGCAGGTTGAATGGCCTACTGTGTATCTGAATAAATTACCTTTGACCGCGTCCGTGCcatcttctctttctaccACTGCCGAGGCCGCTAATTCTTCCTTCGTCAATTCTCCGAGGTCATCTCCAGGTCCCTCctcctcatcttcatcgtcattgGTTTCTCGCGGACCAATGCAATCCATTTCTTCCTCACCAACCCCAGTACCTTCTTCAAGGTCATCAAAATCTAAAAGTGCCATCAAGTCCTTACGCTTCGCCGATGAGATTTATGTAAATGATACATGGTCTCCTGCAGACTATTGCAGATGTGACAATACCTTCTTAGATAATTTCTCTAAAGTGAAAATACAAGATGTCGTCAGTACTTCTTCCTTTATCGGTAATAATCTCTCATCCACTAAAAACATATCCAATATCGAAATCAAGATGGAGGTAAATGAGTttaagagaaaagaaatgcgGGTCCATCAAGAGAGCGCCAGATTTACACATTTCTACCTATAA
- the COG3 gene encoding Golgi transport complex subunit COG3 (similar to Saccharomyces cerevisiae COG3 (YER157W); ancestral locus Anc_8.210), translating to MVESRRNSLVRDIAYHPTTSETQSITGLLDDSYLFDELKKLSLAVESSKGMQIVGGSESNRSEANQPEAIPSVNGSKTDKYSYYNTYLDQLNTKIDEYKVVLDQTRQINDQLNGSIEKFHDISQDTKVFIDETKTIYEKQYKLRNLTESIPRTLHYFEVLDPIMRRLNHANSPAIVKKGSFATMLTTIDESLKFLDENSEFKDAGAYRIKFKQCLIRACELISHFLHNLLKQTNQEILDKTKNKNLLTGLPSSTRDAFLYSKFSTIADTFKTQVSEIVKRSNDKAYHKYHDELNSILHECFNHYFQTRLKLLTPVIWSHIDDIILKDKEQDLVRFIQDGKAYFQQLCTDEYKLFVEFFPERECRFKINQWFLQLCEPLYDSIRIRVLKETDISMLCDSVTLFAPYYEFEEGSEEYLKQFTDIQYDKLFEPIVQKVQARLILRVQIYVQQNILSYKPTRDVFMISNRRRKSKSSSKEDNKNSATAKDSSDPLLESYLSSFKNRNTLSNDADEEYTDSEDANDRISQLQTYYPPLLKTLALLSKIYEMINSVVFDDLAHHIVHDCIISLRNAYDMVIRSSAGKSDINNLDVSLAYLKNLLMLRDSIQNFNIQYTVNETYLDFSGVEGFFKSLKENGRNVLKKTKSSSILTLARELVPKVVNNMVDARTELISELRNVIKDFTENTSLELIDDTLDTKNDGQLLAKNVKLRENIKARLPRICEQILNYIDDQEIVVNLLDAVQELITQSYSKYFELITELAENGKLAKDQVADVMYLDVFTDFFAKEVADLLRNGRISTGKK from the coding sequence atggtcGAAAGTAGAAGGAATTCGTTGGTCCGCGACATTGCGTATCATCCGACCACATCAGAAACTCAGTCCATTACGGGCTTATTGGATGATTCGTACCTATTTGATGAACTGAAAAAACTCTCTTTGGCAGTAGAAAGCTCTAAGGGCATGCAAATTGTCGGTGGCTCAGAGTCAAATCGTTCCGAGGCCAACCAGCCTGAAGCTATACCATCGGTGAATGGAAGCAAAACAGATAAATACTCGTATTATAATACCTACTTGGACCAGTTAAACACTAAGATAGATGAGTACAAAGTCGTTCTGGACCAAACACGCCAGATCAATGATCAATTGAATGGTTCCATCGAGAAATTTCATGATATCTCACAGGATACCAAAGTGTTTATTGACGAAACGAAGACCATTTACGAAAAGCAGTATAAGCTGAGGAATTTGACTGAGTCTATCCCGAGGACTCTACATTATTTTGAGGTCCTGGATCCTATCATGCGCCGTTTGAACCATGCGAACTCTCCCGCCATTGTCAAGAAAGGCTCCTTTGCGACGATGCTGACCACAATCGACGAATCGTTGAAGTTTTTGGACGAAAACAGTGAATTCAAAGACGCTGGGGCGTACAGAATAAAGTTCAAGCAATGCTTGATCAGAGCTTGTGAATTAATATCCCATTTTCTACATAATCTGTTGAAACAGACAAACCAAGAAATTCTAGATAAAAcgaaaaacaagaatttgTTGACTGGGTTGCCTTCGAGTACAAGAGACGCCTTCTTGTATAGTAAATTCTCCACTATAGCGGACACTTTCAAAACCCAGGTGTCAGAAATTGTCAAGAGAAGCAATGACAAGGCTTATCACAAATACCACGACGAATTGAACTCCATTCTTCATGAGTGTTTCAACCACTACTTCCAAACACGCTTGAAATTGTTAACTCCAGTGATTTGGTCTCATATAGACGATATTATCTTAAAAGATAAGGAGCAAGACTTGGTTAGGTTTATTCAAGACGGTAAGGCGTACTTCCAGCAGTTATGCACGGATGAGTATAAGCTTTTCGTCGAGTTTTTCCCTGAAAGGGAATGCCGCTTCAAGATCAATCAATGGTTTTTACAATTATGCGAACCACTTTATGATTCGATAAGAATTAGGGTCTTAAAAGAGACAGATATCTCGATGTTGTGTGACTCGGTAACTTTGTTTGCCCCATACTATGAATTCGAGGAAGGTTCTGAGGAATATTTGAAGCAATTCACCGATATTCAATACGATAAATTGTTTGAACCAATTGTCCAAAAGGTGCAGGCTAGATTAATCTTGAGAGTTCAAATTTACGTTCAACAGAACATTCTAAGCTATAAGCCTACGAGGGATGTTTTCATGATTTcaaatagaagaagaaaatcgaaGAGCAGCTCAAAGGAGGACAATAAGAATAGTGCCACTGCTAAAGATAGTTCGGATCCCTTGTTAGAATCTTATTTGtcctctttcaaaaatagaaatacTCTTTCTAATGATGCAGATGAAGAATACACTGATTCGGAAGACGCTAACGATAGAATTTCACAATTACAAACATACTATCCACCCTTGTTGAAGACTTTGGCCCTTTTATCTAAGATTTATGAAATGATCAATTCCGTGGTATTTGATGATCTAGCCCATCATATAGTTCATGATTGTATCATATCTTTGAGAAATGCTTATGATATGGTAATCAGATCGTCAGCAGGGAAATCCGATATTAACAATTTGGATGTTTCACTGGCATACCTGAAAAACTTATTAATGTTGCGTGACTCCATACAGAACTTTAATATTCAATATACAGTCAATGAAACTTACCTGGATTTCTCAGGTGTGGAGGggttcttcaaatcactgaaagaaaatggtagAAATGTCTTGAAGAAGACAAAATCATCTTCGATATTGACTCTAGCAAGAGAACTGGTCCCAAAAGTTGTAAACAACATGGTGGACGCACGTACGGAACTAATCTCCGAATTGAGAAATGTCATCAAGGATTTCACCGAAAATACTTCTTTGGAACTTATTGACGACACCTTAGATACCAAGAATGATGGACAATTATTGGCAAAGAACGTAAAACTcagagaaaatataaaagcgAGATTACCAAGAATATGCGAACAAATATTGAACTATATTGACGATCAAGAAATAGTTGTTAACCTCTTAGATGCTGTGCAGGAGTTAATTACACAGTCTTattccaaatattttgaacttATAACTGAATTGGCGGAAAATGGGAAATTAGCTAAGGATCAAGTCGCCGACGTTATGTATTTGGATGTATTTACAGATTTCTTTGCCAAAGAGGTGGCGGATCTCTTAAGAAATGGTCGCATAAGtactggaaaaaagtag
- the BUR6 gene encoding negative cofactor 2 transcription regulator complex subunit BUR6 (similar to Saccharomyces cerevisiae BUR6 (YER159C); ancestral locus Anc_8.219), whose protein sequence is MDQVPITTHLPPIKPEHEVSLDTGGGAAANMSSSTADNGELRDVFDRIKTHFPPAKVKKIMQSDEDIGKVSQATPVIAGRSLEFFIALLVKKSGETARGQGTKRITAEILKKTILNDEKFDFLREGVCAEEDQAQEEEEEEESA, encoded by the coding sequence atGGATCAAGTGCCAATAACAACGCATCTACCACCAATAAAACCAGAACATGAGGTGTCACTTGACACCGGTGGAGGGGCAGCGGCTAATATGAGCAGCAGCACGGCCGACAATGGCGAGTTAAGGGACGTGTTCGACAGGATAAAAACACACTTTCCACCGGCTAAGGTAAAGAAGATAATGCAATCGGACGAGGACATAGGCAAGGTGTCACAGGCTACGCCAGTAATAGCGGGTAGGTCACTAGAGTTTTTTATAGCGTTgttggtgaaaaaaagcGGAGAAACGGCAAGAGGACAAGGAACGAAGAGGATAACCGCCGAAAtactgaagaaaacaatattAAACGACGAGAAGTTCGATTTTCTAAGGGAAGGCGTGTGCGCGGAGGAAGATCAAGCACaggaggaagaggaggaggaggagaGTGCTTGA
- the RAD4 gene encoding Rad4p (similar to Saccharomyces cerevisiae RAD4 (YER162C); ancestral locus Anc_8.225), whose translation MNENLPKEYFELIKKVLNEKQTEGAPSKRGRRLRRKNQPLPDAKKFKAGLNEPPGESVVSVNLDSSDDGVITVPSDDSVEEIQSSEEDYDSEDFEDVTDESEVAGVGDISFEIRPSSRSSSATKKSSRNVCSNDERKRRKYFHMLCLVCLMVHGFVRNEWINSKRLSRKLSNLVPEKVFELLHPQKDDELPLRSTRKLLDGLKKCIELWQKHWKITKKYNDMGLYMRTWGEVETDNKNKRYKALTRLDFLKAVIKGRGDPDISLQGFVAMLRACNINVRLIMSCQPPDFTNMKIDTSLDCNSTYQDMVRYPIFWCEVWDKFSKKWITIDPVNLKTIEQVRLHSKLAPKGVACCERNMLRYVIGYDRKYGCRDVTRRYAQWMNSKVRKRRITKDDFGEQWYKKVVTALHHRKRTKIDDYEDQYFFQRDESEGIPDSVQDLKNHPYFVLEQDIKQTQIVKAGCKECGYLKVHGKVGKVLKVYAKRDIMDLKSARQWYMEGRILKTGCRCKKVIKRNTGRLRGDVEREDERLYSLDDTNLYNPPLAGINGEITKNTFGNIEVFTPTMIPANCCLIESPVAIKAAKFLGTEFAPAVTSFKFERGSTVKPVISGIVVAKWLRGAIEAAIDGIEYVQEDDNRKEHLLDALECWNTLLLKLRIRSKLNFTYGKIGEEEPSDIKDQDVEDNDDNTEGFMGGGFLPGALNQEAQAYSEPSDAEDSLEYVPISKDVESTAGEEVADDYSDFMKELEMSGESE comes from the coding sequence ATGAATGAGAACCTGCCGAAGGAATACTTTGAATTAATAAAGAAGGTTCTTAACGAGAAGCAGACAGAAGGTGCTCCCTCGAAGAGAGGAAGGAGACTCAGAAGAAAGAACCAGCCCCTACCGGATGCCAAAAAGTTCAAAGCTGGGCTGAATGAGCCTCCCGGAGAAAGTGTTGTCAGCGTGAACCTGGATTCTTCAGATGATGGTGTCATTACCGTACCGTCGGATGACAGTGTGGAAGAAATCCAATCGtctgaagaagattatgattccgaagattttgaagatgtcaCAGATGAAAGTGAGGTAGCTGGAGTGGGGGACATATCGTTTGAAATCAGACCTTCGAGTAGGAGCAGCAGTGCCACTAAAAAGAGCAGTCGCAACGTCTGCTCCAACGATGAacggaaaagaagaaaatatttccaCATGTTATGTCTGGTTTGCCTGATGGTTCACGGATTTGTACGAAATGAATGGATCAACAGTAAGCGCTTGTCTAGAAAACTAAGCAACTTAGTACCTGAGAAAGTATTTGAGCTGTTGCATCCCCAGAAGGATGATGAACTCCCGCTTAGAAGTACCAGGAAACTGTTAGATGGGTTGAAGAAATGTATAGAACTGTGGCAAAAGCACTGGAAAATCactaaaaaatataacGATATGGGGCTTTATATGAGAACGTGGGGGGAAGTTGAAACGGAtaacaagaataaaagataCAAGGCATTGACAAGACTGGATTTTCTAAAGGCCGTGATCAAAGGTCGTGGAGATCCCGATATTTCACTGCAGGGTTTTGTTGCGATGCTTAGGGCCTGTAACATCAATGTACGGCTTATTATGTCGTGTCAGCCTCCAGATTTTACTAATATGAAGATTGACACATCTTTGGATTGCAATAGTACGTACCAAGATATGGTCAGATATCCAATCTTCTGGTGTGAGGTATGGGATaagttttccaaaaaatggatAACCATTGACCCGGTAAACCTCAAGACCATTGAACAAGTTAGATTGCATTCTAAGCTAGCGCCGAAAGGAGTCGCCTGTTGTGAAAGAAATATGCTGAGGTATGTGATTGGTTACGATCGAAAGTACGGCTGTAGAGATGTGACTCGTAGGTACGCTCAATGGATGAATTCTaaagtaagaaaaagaaggattACTAAGGATGATTTTGGTGAGCAGTGGTATAAGAAAGTAGTAACAGCTCTCCACCACAGGAAGAGAACCAAAATTGATGATTATGAAGACCAgtatttcttccaaagagATGAAAGTGAAGGCATACCAGATTCGGTGcaggatttgaaaaaccaCCCGTACTTCGTTTTGGAACAGGATATCAAACAAACCCAAATCGTAAAGGCGGGATGCAAAGAGTGCGGGTATTTAAAAGTGCATGGGAAAGTTGGGAAAGTCTTGAAAGTATACGCAAAAAGGGATATCATGGATTTAAAAAGCGCTAGGCAATGGTACATGGAAGGCCGGATTCTGAAGACTGGCTGCAGATGCAAAAAGGTGATCAAGAGAAATACTGGAAGGCTAAGAGGGGACGTAGAAAGGGAAGATGAAAGGCTTTATAGTTTGGATGACACAAATTTATATAATCCACCATTGGCAGGCATAAATGGTGAGATCACTAAGAACACATTTGGAAATATTGAAGTTTTTACACCGACAATGATCCCTGCTAACTGCTGCCTGATTGAAAGTCCTGTCGCTATCAAAGCTGCCAAGTTTTTAGGGACAGAGTTTGCGCCTGCTGTGACTTCTTTTAAGTTTGAGCGTGGCAGTACAGTTAAACCAGTTATAAGTGGTATTGTTGTTGCGAAATGGCTGAGAGGGGCTATTGAGGCTGCTATTGATGGAATAGAGTATGTTCAAGAGGATGATAACAGGAAAGAGCATTTGCTTGATGCTTTGGAATGCTGGAATACCCTGCTGTTGAAACTGCGTATTCGTAGTAAACTGAATTTCACGTATGGCAAGAtaggagaagaagaacctAGTGATATTAAGGATCAAGATGTcgaagataatgatgataatacAGAAGGATTCATGGGTGGCGGCTTCCTTCCAGGTGCATTAAATCAAGAAGCACAGGCATATAGCGAACCTTCTGACGCTGAGGATAGTCTGGAATACGTTCCCATAAGTAAAGACGTTGAAAGTACTGCAGGTGAAGAGGTGGCAGACGATTATTCTGATTTTATGAAAGAACTAGAAATGTCTGGAGAGTCAGAATGA
- the SPT2 gene encoding Spt2p (similar to Saccharomyces cerevisiae SPT2 (YER161C); ancestral locus Anc_8.224), protein MSFLSKLSKIRKSTTASKVTIQDTSPKKTDRERSLLPKNYIRDEDPAVKRLKELRRQELLKNGALAKKSGVKRKRSTSSGSEKKRSERNDEDEGGLGIRFKRSIGASHAPLKPVVRKKPAPIKKISFEELMKQAENNEKQPAKVKSPEPIAKVRPHLSKPGFKSSKRLQKKPSPGTTLHGTPSRDNGVKSPESPRPVRLNLPTNGFAQPNKALKEKLESRKQKSRYQDGYYEEDNDMDDFIEDDEDESYRRRSKHGSEPGYDRDEIWAMFNRGKKRSEYDYDDLEDDDMEANEMEILEEEEVARKMARLEDKREEAWLKKHEEDKKRRKKDIH, encoded by the coding sequence ATgagttttctttccaagCTTTCGAAAATACGAAAATCAACAACTGCATCGAAAGTCACAATTCAAGATACATCACCGAAAAAGACTGACAGGGAACGCTCTTTGCTACCCAAAAATTACATAAGAGACGAAGACCCTGCAGTAAAAAGATTGAAGGAACTAAGGCGACAGGAACTGCTAAAGAACGGTGCTTTGGCTAAAAAAAGTGGCGTAAAACGGAAACGCAGTACCTCATCTGGgtctgaaaaaaagagatcGGAGAggaatgatgaagatgaaggtGGCCTGGGAATCCGGTTCAAGAGGTCTATTGGTGCCAGTCATGCGCCACTCAAACCAGTGGTGAGAAAGAAGCCTGCACCTATTAAGAAGATATCATTTGAAGAGCTAATGAAACAAGCAgagaataatgaaaaacagCCCGCAAAAGTCAAGTCGCCGGAACCGATTGCCAAGGTGCGCCCACATCTTAGTAAGCCAGGCTTTAAAAGTTCGAAAAGACTACAAAAGAAACCATCACCAGGTACAACACTGCATGGGACACCTTCAAGAGATAATGGGGTGAAATCACCAGAGTCACCCAGGCCCGTGAGGCTCAACCTGCCTACGAATGGATTTGCTCAACCTAATAAGGCATTGAAAGAGAAGTTGGAATCcagaaagcaaaaatcaAGATACCAAGATGGCTATTacgaagaagataatgatatGGATGATTTCATAGAGGATGACGAGGATGAAAGCTATCGTCGCAGATCGAAGCATGGCAGTGAGCCTGGGTATGATCGTGACGAAATTTGGGCTATGTTCAACAGAGGCAAAAAGCGCTCAGAGTACGATTACGATGACCTTGAGGATGACGATATGGAGGCCAATGAAATGGAAATCttggaagaggaagaagtcgcaagaaaaatggcaaGACTAGAAGATAAACGTGAAGAGGCGTGGTTAAAGAAGCATGAGGAAGATAAGAAACGGCGTAAAAAGGATATTCACTAG
- the GCG1 gene encoding gamma-glutamylcyclotransferase (similar to Saccharomyces cerevisiae YER163C; ancestral locus Anc_8.226), giving the protein MTIKNSGIWVLGYGSLIYKPPSHYTHRIPAIIHGFARRFWQSSTDHRGTPESPGRVATLIPHEEIVNQAGFLKNVNLYSKSAPIQGPEDLITIGVVYYVPPEHAQEVKEYLDVREQNGYTIHEVEVHLETDQEHEVELGEALEQLPRHNKTGKPVLRTTVYIGTVNNEAFIGPEAVDETARVIATSHGPSGSNYEYLAKLQHALVQMPIMKEGMLITDHYLTALLETADKYR; this is encoded by the coding sequence ATGACTATCAAAAATAGTGGTATCTGGGTCTTAGGCTACGGATCGCTGATCTATAAGCCTCCGTCTCATTATACGCATAGAATCCCCGCAATTATTCATGGTTTTGCACGTCGGTTCTGGCAGAGCTCCACCGATCATAGAGGTACGCCTGAGAGCCCTGGTAGGGTGGCTACGCTGATTCCGCACGAGGAAATCGTAAACCAGGCCGGTTTCTTGAAGAACGTGAATCTGTACAGCAAAAGCGCGCCCATTCAGGGTCCAGAAGACTTGATCACAATAGGGGTGGTATATTATGTTCCACCTGAACACGCCCAAGAGGTAAAGGAGTATCTGGATGTTAGGGAGCAAAACGGATACACGATACACGAGGTTGAAGTGCATCTGGAAACTGATCAGGAACACGAGGTAGAGCTGGGCGAAGCGCTGGAGCAGTTGCCTCGCCACAACAAAACGGGCAAACCAGTGCTGCGCACCACAGTGTACATTGGTACTGTCAATAACGAGGCCTTTATTGGGCCAGAGGCTGTGGATGAAACTGCAAGAGTCATCGCTACGTCGCACGGACCCAGCGGTTCCAACTATGAATACCTCGCAAAGCTGCAGCATGCACTTGTACAAATGCCCATAATGAAAGAGGGAATGCTCATTACCGACCACTACCTGACAGCTCTATTGGAAACGGCGGATAAATACAGATAA
- the MYG1 gene encoding Myg1p (similar to Saccharomyces cerevisiae YER156C; ancestral locus Anc_8.208): protein MNNVKRVKLEFKMVKQICTHSGSFHADESLAVYMLRLLPEFKDAKLVRSRNPKDWEASDILVDVGAQYDGVKFFDHHQRGFFETFNENYKTKLSSAGLIFKHYGRDIIKTILNSSTSSADLDLLYNKVYKQFVEALDANDNGISKYTIPRGSDLEPNFRDNAISIPGIISGMNPNWNEDTSDESFDKCFARASAFIGEVFVTLVKGYGESWLPAKTLVAQAIDERLDVDKSGKIIVLPQFCPWKEHLYELEREKNIQKQIEFVLFTDSSNAWRVSTVPINSTSFQFRRGLPEPLRGLRDEELSTKSGIPGCIFIHAAGFIGGAKTKEAVYQLAKMSLA, encoded by the coding sequence ATGAATAACGTGAAAAGAGTAAAACTGGAGTTCAAGATGGTTAAGCAGATATGCACACATTCCGGATCCTTCCACGCGGACGAGTCTTTGGCAGTATATATGCTAAGGCTATTACCGGAGTTCAAAGATGCTAAGCTCGTCAGGTCAAGAAACCCTAAGGACTGGGAAGCCAGTGACATTTTAGTGGACGTCGGCGCACAGTACGACGGTGTGAAGTTCTTTGACCACCACCAGCGTGGGTTTTTCGAGACGTTCAACGAGAACTACAAGACCAAGCTCTCGAGTGCCGGCCTGATCTTCAAGCACTACGGGCGCGACATTATCAAGACCATTTTGAACAGCAGTACGAGCAGTGCTGACCTGGATTTGCTGTATAATAAAGTATACAAGCAGTTTGTCGAGGCACTGGATGCCAACGACAACGGTATCAGCAAGTACACGATCCCTAGGGGTTCTGACTTGGAGCCCAATTTCAGGGACAACGCCATCAGCATCCCTGGGATCATTTCAGGCATGAACCCCAATTGGAACGAGGATACTTCCGACGAGTCCTTCGACAAATGCTTTGCTCGCGCAAGCGCTTTTATCGGCGAGGTTTTCGTCACATTGGTGAAAGGCTACGGTGAATCGTGGTTGCCAGCGAAGACCCTTGTAGCGCAGGCGATTGACGAAAGACTGGACGTTGACAAGAGCGGCAAGATCATTGTCTTACCTCAGTTCTGTCCATGGAAGGAACATCTATACGAGCTGGAAAGAGAGAAGAACATTCAAAAACAGATCGAGTTTGTTCTCTTTACAGACTCCTCAAATGCCTGGAGGGTATCCACCGTACCCATCAACTCCacctcttttcaatttagaAGAGGTTTGCCGGAACCACTAAGAGGTCTCAGAGACGAAGAGTTGAGCACCAAGAGCGGTATTCCGGGATGCATCTTCATCCATGCGGCTGGCTTCATCGGCGGTGCCAAGACGAAGGAAGCCGTCTACCAGCTGGCCAAGATGTCTCTGGCCTAG